From Ascaphus truei isolate aAscTru1 chromosome 17, aAscTru1.hap1, whole genome shotgun sequence, the proteins below share one genomic window:
- the LOC142468032 gene encoding transforming protein RhoA-like → MEGKHAFAMAAIRKKLVIVGDGACGKTCLLRMIRKDVFLEVYIPNVFENYVVDIAVDGKQVELMLWDTAGQEDYDRLRPLSYPETDVILMCFSIASPDSLENITEKWTPEVKHFCPNVPIILVGNKKDLRNDEHTRKELTKMKQEPVKPEEGRDMANRIGAFGYMECSAKMNDGVRDVFEMATRVALQPRRGKKKSTCLLI, encoded by the exons CCATGGCAGCCATTCGGAAGAAGCTTGTGATTGTGGGAGATGGAGCGTGCGGGAAGACCTGCCTCCTAAGAATGATCCGCAAGGACGTGTTCCTAGAGGTTTACATCCCAAACGTATTTGAGAACTACGTGGTGGACATTGCGGTGGATGGCAAACAG GTGGAGCTGATGTTGTGGGACACAGCTGGGCAGGAAGATTACGACCGGCTGCGGCCTCTGTCCTATCCGGAAACCGACGTTATATTAATGTGCTTTTCCATCGCTAGCCCGGACAGTTTAG AAAACATCACTGAGAAGTGGACCCCGGAGGTGAAACATTTCTGCCCCAACGTACCGATCATCCTGGTGGGGAACAAGAAAGACCTGCGTAACGATGAGCACACTCGCAAGGAGCTCACCAAGATGAAGCAG GAGCCGGTGAAGCCGGAAGAAGGCCGGGACATGGCCAACCGGATCGGAGCCTTCGGATACATGGAGTGCTCTGCGAAGATGAATGACGGAGTGAGGGATGTGTTCGAGATGGCCACGCGGGTAGCCCTGCAACCCAGGCGCGGAAAGAAAAAATCCACGTGTCTTCtcatctaa